From a single Methanofollis sp. W23 genomic region:
- a CDS encoding winged helix-turn-helix domain-containing protein: MFTTTTLGALSDLLGFLGNEQRLRILKSIAEKEKYAREISEELGISRPLVTIYLKQLEKRGLAVGTARVTDDPPLMRRYYRAVPFTLVVDLDLIKNLREE; the protein is encoded by the coding sequence ATGTTCACGACCACCACCCTCGGAGCACTCTCCGACCTGCTCGGTTTCCTGGGAAATGAGCAGAGGCTCAGGATCCTCAAATCGATTGCAGAGAAGGAGAAGTATGCGCGGGAGATCTCGGAAGAACTCGGGATCTCACGCCCGCTCGTCACCATCTATCTCAAACAACTGGAGAAGCGAGGGCTGGCCGTCGGGACCGCTCGTGTCACCGACGACCCGCCCCTGATGAGACGATATTACCGGGCCGTCCCCTTTACACTGGTTGTGGACCTGGACCTGATCAAAAACCTGCGTGAGGAGTAA